A window of the Streptomyces sp. NBC_00454 genome harbors these coding sequences:
- the smpB gene encoding SsrA-binding protein SmpB: protein MAKETGRKLIAQNKKARHDYTIIDTYECGLVLTGTEVKSLRQGRASLVDGFVSVESGEAWLYNVHVPEYSQGTWTNHSARRKRKLLLHREEIDKLDSKTGETGNTIVPLALYFKDGRAKIEIALAKGKKEYDKRQSLREKQDTRETNRVISAVKRKERGQL from the coding sequence ATGGCAAAGGAAACAGGGCGCAAGCTGATCGCCCAGAACAAGAAGGCGCGGCACGACTACACGATCATCGACACCTACGAGTGCGGTCTCGTGCTCACCGGTACCGAGGTCAAGTCCCTGCGCCAGGGCCGTGCCTCGCTGGTCGACGGCTTCGTGTCGGTGGAGAGCGGCGAGGCCTGGCTCTACAACGTGCATGTGCCGGAGTACAGCCAGGGCACCTGGACGAACCACAGCGCGCGGCGCAAGCGCAAGCTGCTCCTGCACCGCGAGGAGATCGACAAGCTGGACTCGAAGACCGGGGAGACGGGCAACACGATCGTGCCGCTCGCCCTGTACTTCAAGGACGGCCGGGCGAAGATCGAGATCGCGCTGGCGAAGGGCAAGAAGGAGTACGACAAGCGGCAGTCGCTGCGCGAGAAGCAGGACACGCGCGAGACGAACCGGGTGATCTCGGCCGTGAAGCGCAAGGAGCGCGGCCAGCTTTAA
- a CDS encoding ABATE domain-containing protein, whose protein sequence is MWFDSGRICLDLVATFESRRDGGGAEGIGDGDELRLWLAGAGLVPDRTPLARVGTDWVQAFRLLRADVESLVRAELAGDAPPEAALARVNAAAAGPPPGLCAVQDQEGHLVRELCGGVECAGLLAAVARDAVELLTDPGDRALLRACEGDGCARVYLDTSRGHRRRWCSSERCGNRERVARHRRRVLEARPG, encoded by the coding sequence ATGTGGTTCGACTCCGGGCGGATCTGCCTGGACCTGGTGGCCACCTTCGAGTCCCGCAGGGACGGCGGGGGCGCGGAGGGGATCGGGGACGGGGACGAGCTGCGGCTGTGGCTCGCCGGAGCCGGGCTGGTGCCCGACCGGACCCCGCTCGCCCGGGTGGGGACCGACTGGGTCCAGGCCTTCCGGCTGCTGCGCGCCGACGTCGAGAGCCTCGTACGGGCCGAGCTCGCCGGGGACGCGCCGCCCGAGGCCGCGCTGGCCCGGGTCAACGCGGCGGCCGCCGGTCCACCCCCGGGACTGTGTGCCGTACAGGACCAAGAAGGGCACCTCGTGCGGGAGTTGTGCGGCGGCGTCGAATGCGCCGGGCTGCTCGCCGCCGTGGCCCGGGACGCGGTGGAACTGCTCACCGATCCCGGGGACCGGGCGCTGCTGCGGGCCTGCGAGGGGGACGGGTGCGCCCGGGTCTACCTCGACACCTCCCGCGGACACCGGCGCCGCTGGTGCTCCAGCGAGCGGTGCGGGAACCGCGAACGCGTGGCCCGCCACCGGCGCCGCGTGCTCGAAGCCCGGCCCGGATGA
- a CDS encoding MFS transporter, giving the protein MPTTTAPTAASPGSPGPLMTVTGATLVLAAAPAARARPARAPGPYRRLFALPGTRGFTSGNLIARLPTGMFGISAVMMIAGQRGSYALAGAVVAAGLAATAVVAPWTARLVDRHGQARIAVPATLIAVLGSLGLVVCVRTQAPAWTLFASYAATATTPNIGGMSRARWTHLLGGDRAAHHTAMSFEQAADELAYMLGPVAAAFLCTAVFPEAGTLTGAALLLTGMLVFTAHRGTEPPPSRSGGRLRGLFPLLPLLPLFLVLGTMFGSLEITSVAHLGAHGLGALSGPVLALQAAGSCAAGLLYGTLRPRGLTTCLAALAGAMALPWAAAATGSVLPLAVALLLAGMATAPVMVTAMSRIHRVTPPGRLNEGMTLAVTAIFAGIATGSATAGAAIDHWGTTAPYALPAGAALLALLVGTTCSGPRRARSA; this is encoded by the coding sequence ATGCCCACCACGACCGCGCCCACGGCCGCTTCCCCCGGCTCCCCCGGCCCGCTGATGACCGTCACCGGGGCCACCCTGGTCCTCGCCGCAGCCCCGGCCGCCCGGGCCCGCCCGGCCCGCGCCCCCGGCCCGTACCGGCGGCTGTTCGCCCTCCCGGGCACCCGCGGATTCACCAGCGGGAACCTCATCGCCCGCCTCCCCACGGGCATGTTCGGCATCAGCGCCGTCATGATGATCGCGGGCCAGCGCGGCTCGTACGCCCTCGCCGGAGCCGTGGTCGCGGCCGGCCTGGCCGCCACCGCGGTCGTGGCGCCCTGGACGGCCCGGCTGGTGGACCGGCACGGGCAGGCGCGCATCGCCGTCCCCGCCACCCTGATCGCGGTCCTCGGCTCCCTCGGCCTGGTCGTGTGCGTCCGTACCCAGGCACCCGCCTGGACCCTGTTCGCCTCCTACGCCGCCACCGCGACCACCCCCAACATCGGCGGCATGTCCCGCGCCCGCTGGACCCACCTGCTGGGGGGCGACCGAGCCGCGCACCACACGGCGATGTCCTTCGAACAGGCCGCCGACGAGCTGGCGTACATGCTCGGCCCGGTGGCCGCCGCGTTCCTGTGCACCGCCGTCTTCCCGGAGGCGGGCACGCTCACGGGCGCCGCGCTGCTCCTCACCGGCATGCTGGTCTTCACCGCCCACCGCGGCACCGAGCCCCCGCCGTCCCGGTCCGGCGGCCGCCTGCGCGGCCTGTTCCCGCTCCTGCCCCTCCTGCCCCTCTTCCTGGTCCTCGGCACGATGTTCGGCTCGCTGGAGATCACCTCCGTCGCCCACCTCGGGGCCCACGGCCTCGGCGCGCTCTCGGGACCGGTCCTCGCCCTCCAGGCGGCGGGCTCCTGCGCGGCCGGCCTGCTCTACGGGACCCTCCGCCCGCGCGGACTGACCACCTGCCTGGCCGCCCTGGCCGGAGCCATGGCGCTCCCCTGGGCCGCGGCGGCCACCGGCTCGGTGCTCCCCCTGGCGGTGGCCCTGCTGCTGGCCGGCATGGCCACGGCCCCGGTCATGGTCACCGCGATGTCCCGGATCCACCGGGTGACCCCGCCGGGCCGCCTCAACGAGGGCATGACCCTGGCCGTCACCGCGATCTTCGCGGGCATCGCGACCGGCTCCGCGACGGCCGGAGCCGCCATCGACCACTGGGGCACGACGGCCCCGTACGCCCTCCCCGCGGGGGCGGCGCTGCTGGCCCTCCTCGTCGGCACGACCTGCTCCGGTCCCCGGAGAGCGCGAAGCGCCTGA
- a CDS encoding S41 family peptidase, with amino-acid sequence MLGLPSIPAFCLRPRDLRRGAALTLAFCAAVGAGACTGSWDREGDRRDAPSALVARTGPAAPLRPGGSAEAAAPRSAATADREAVAGAAAEAAAEGKSAKKAAQEVVSRSGDRWGTVYDQSEYEAFSDDLDGHWTGVGLWAGRLRDGRIEIDRVQPGGPAARAGLRAGDRLLSIDGQGVTGLRVAEVVALLRGAVGTPVVLNLTRDGVDLTETVRREELRSEPVTVRQIPGGITVIKVASFTRGSGDSVRAAVRAAPPGGGVMLDLRGNTGGLVTEAVTAASAFLDGGLVATYDVRGAQHALYATPGGDTTRPLVALIDGGTMSAAELVTGALQDRGRAVAVGTRTFGKGSVQMPTQLPDGSVAELTVGTYRTPAGRSLDGGGIAPDLAVADGVEDRARTVLSGIGVGP; translated from the coding sequence ATGCTGGGCTTGCCGAGTATTCCCGCCTTCTGTCTCCGGCCCCGCGACCTGCGTCGCGGGGCCGCTTTGACGTTGGCCTTCTGCGCGGCCGTCGGCGCCGGTGCGTGCACGGGCAGCTGGGACCGGGAGGGCGACCGCAGGGACGCCCCCTCCGCCCTGGTGGCCCGTACGGGTCCTGCCGCGCCCTTACGGCCAGGGGGGTCCGCGGAAGCCGCGGCACCCCGCTCCGCCGCCACGGCCGACCGTGAAGCGGTGGCCGGCGCGGCCGCCGAGGCGGCCGCCGAGGGCAAGTCCGCCAAGAAGGCCGCCCAGGAGGTGGTCAGCCGCAGCGGGGACCGCTGGGGCACGGTGTACGACCAGAGCGAGTACGAGGCCTTCTCCGACGACCTCGACGGCCACTGGACCGGGGTCGGCCTGTGGGCCGGGCGCCTGCGCGACGGCCGCATCGAGATCGACCGGGTCCAGCCCGGCGGCCCCGCGGCCCGGGCCGGCCTGCGCGCCGGGGACCGGCTGCTGAGCATCGACGGGCAGGGCGTGACGGGCCTGCGCGTGGCCGAGGTGGTGGCCCTGCTGCGCGGCGCCGTCGGCACCCCGGTGGTCCTGAACCTGACCCGCGACGGCGTGGACCTCACCGAGACGGTGCGGCGCGAGGAGCTGCGCTCCGAGCCGGTGACCGTACGGCAGATCCCCGGCGGGATCACCGTCATCAAGGTGGCCTCCTTCACCCGGGGTTCGGGCGACAGCGTCCGGGCCGCCGTCCGCGCCGCCCCGCCCGGCGGCGGGGTCATGCTCGACCTGCGCGGCAACACGGGCGGTCTGGTCACCGAGGCGGTGACGGCCGCCTCGGCCTTCCTGGACGGCGGGCTCGTGGCCACGTACGACGTGCGCGGCGCCCAGCACGCCCTCTACGCGACCCCCGGCGGGGACACGACCCGGCCGCTGGTGGCGCTGATCGACGGCGGCACGATGAGCGCGGCCGAGCTGGTGACCGGCGCCCTCCAGGACCGCGGCCGCGCGGTGGCCGTGGGCACCCGCACCTTCGGCAAGGGCTCGGTGCAGATGCCCACGCAGCTCCCGGACGGTTCGGTGGCGGAGCTGACGGTGGGGACGTACCGCACTCCGGCGGGCCGCAGCCTCGACGGCGGCGGCATCGCCCCGGACCTGGCGGTGGCGGACGGGGTCGAGGATCGGGCCCGCACGGTATTGAGTGGCATCGGTGTGGGTCCGTAG
- a CDS encoding GNAT family protein: MIIDGVEMREIRPADAAGLAEVLERNQEYMAPYEPRRAEGFYTEAGQLARIEDLLADRDGGRVRPYVLIGGGVPIGAINLGSIALGPLCSGGVGYWVDQAWAGKGLATAALEEVCRIARDEVGLHRVEAGTRVGNLASQRVLAKAGFEQYGLAPRYLHVGGDWQDHRLFQRLLHDDPPAL, encoded by the coding sequence ATGATCATTGACGGTGTGGAGATGAGGGAGATCCGGCCGGCGGACGCAGCCGGGCTCGCCGAGGTGCTGGAGCGGAACCAGGAATACATGGCGCCCTACGAGCCCCGGCGGGCCGAGGGGTTCTACACCGAGGCCGGGCAGCTCGCGCGGATCGAGGATCTGCTCGCGGACCGGGATGGCGGGCGGGTGCGGCCCTACGTGCTGATCGGCGGCGGGGTACCGATCGGGGCGATCAACCTGGGCTCCATCGCGCTCGGGCCGCTCTGCAGCGGCGGCGTCGGCTACTGGGTCGACCAGGCTTGGGCCGGGAAGGGGCTGGCCACCGCCGCGCTGGAGGAGGTCTGCCGGATCGCCCGCGACGAGGTCGGGCTGCACCGGGTCGAGGCCGGGACCCGGGTCGGCAACCTGGCCTCGCAGCGGGTGCTGGCGAAGGCCGGCTTCGAGCAGTACGGGCTCGCGCCCCGCTACCTGCACGTCGGCGGGGACTGGCAGGACCACCGGCTCTTCCAGCGGCTGCTCCACGACGACCCGCCCGCCCTCTGA
- a CDS encoding uroporphyrinogen-III synthase, giving the protein MYDTPTGPVPAAGPLAGFTIGVTAARRADDLIALLRRRGATVLHAPALRIVPLADDTELLSATKELIGCAPDVVVATTAIGFRGWIEAADGWGLGEELLGRLRETELLARGPKVKGAIRAAGLVETWSPGSESLAEVLDRLLTAGVAGRRIALQLHGEPLPGFIEALRAGGAEVVGVPVYRWMPPEDLGPLDRLLDAVVAGGVDAVGFTSAPAAASMLSRAQERGVREPVLAALTGGSVLSACVGPVTALPLQAEGVATVQPERFRLGPLVQLLCQELPGRARVLPVAGHRLELRGHAVLLDTELRPVPPAGMALLRALARRPGWVVARSELLRTLPGAGRDEHAVETAMARLRVALGVPNLIQTVVKRGYRLSLDAGACAD; this is encoded by the coding sequence ATGTACGACACCCCCACCGGGCCGGTCCCGGCCGCCGGGCCGCTCGCGGGCTTCACCATCGGGGTCACGGCCGCCCGCCGGGCCGACGACCTCATCGCCCTGCTCCGCCGCCGGGGGGCCACGGTGCTGCACGCGCCCGCCCTGCGGATCGTGCCCCTCGCCGACGACACCGAACTGCTGTCCGCGACCAAGGAACTGATCGGCTGCGCACCCGACGTGGTCGTGGCCACCACCGCCATCGGCTTCCGGGGCTGGATCGAGGCCGCCGACGGGTGGGGGCTCGGCGAGGAACTGCTCGGGCGGCTGCGGGAGACCGAGCTGCTGGCGCGCGGGCCGAAGGTCAAGGGCGCGATCCGGGCCGCCGGGCTCGTGGAGACCTGGTCCCCGGGGTCGGAGTCGCTCGCCGAAGTACTCGACCGGCTGCTGACGGCAGGGGTGGCCGGCCGGCGCATCGCCCTCCAGCTGCACGGGGAGCCCCTGCCCGGGTTCATCGAGGCGCTGCGGGCGGGCGGGGCCGAGGTGGTCGGCGTACCGGTGTACCGCTGGATGCCCCCCGAGGACCTCGGCCCACTGGACCGGCTGCTCGACGCGGTGGTCGCGGGCGGGGTCGACGCGGTCGGCTTCACCTCGGCGCCGGCGGCCGCCTCGATGCTGTCCCGGGCCCAGGAGCGGGGCGTACGGGAACCCGTGCTCGCGGCGCTGACCGGCGGATCGGTGCTGTCTGCCTGCGTGGGCCCGGTGACGGCCCTGCCGTTGCAGGCGGAAGGGGTGGCCACGGTCCAGCCCGAACGCTTCCGGCTCGGCCCCCTCGTACAGCTCCTCTGCCAGGAACTCCCGGGCCGGGCGCGGGTCCTGCCGGTCGCCGGCCACCGGCTGGAGCTGCGCGGCCACGCGGTCCTCCTGGACACCGAGCTCCGCCCGGTCCCACCGGCCGGCATGGCCCTGCTGCGGGCCCTGGCCCGCCGGCCGGGCTGGGTGGTGGCCCGCTCGGAGCTGCTGCGCACCCTCCCGGGCGCGGGCCGAGACGAGCACGCGGTGGAAACGGCGATGGCCCGCCTGCGGGTGGCCCTGGGGGTGCCCAACCTGATCCAGACCGTCGTCAAGCGGGGCTACCGGCTGTCGCTGGACGCGGGGGCCTGCGCGGACTGA
- a CDS encoding nitrate/nitrite transporter — MTSTTATTAPRKGSRWIERWDPEDETFWRETGEKTARRNLVYSVLSEHIGFSIWSLWSVMVLFMGPKYGIDPAGKFFLIATATCVGALVRVPYTFAVARFGGRNWTVVSALLLLAPTVAAWLVMEPGTSYGTFLLVAALTGVGGGNFASSMTNINAFFPLRKKGWALGLNAGGGNIGVPVVQLAALLVIAVAGAGHPRLLLGAYIPLIVIAAVLAALRMDNLAPVRNDTGAVLEAVREPHTWIMAFLYIGTFGSFIGYSFAFGLVLQTQFGRTPLQAASLTFIGPLLGSLIRPVGGALADRFGGARITLGTFVGMAAATGVVILASVRESLPVFLVGFVALFVLSGLGNGSTYKMIPGIFQVKALVRGMSGEDAAAYGRRLSGASMGLIGAVGALGGLGINLVFRAAFLGSGSGTAAFVTFLGFYAVCCAVTWAVYLRRPARVMIPAPGAGAEPQLTSV, encoded by the coding sequence ATGACCAGTACGACCGCTACGACCGCACCGCGCAAGGGAAGCCGCTGGATCGAGCGGTGGGACCCCGAAGATGAGACCTTCTGGAGGGAGACGGGGGAGAAGACCGCCCGGCGCAACCTGGTCTACTCCGTGCTCTCCGAGCACATCGGGTTCTCGATCTGGTCCCTGTGGTCGGTGATGGTCCTCTTCATGGGCCCCAAGTACGGGATCGACCCCGCAGGGAAGTTCTTCCTCATCGCCACCGCCACCTGCGTCGGCGCCCTGGTCCGCGTCCCCTACACCTTCGCCGTGGCCCGCTTCGGCGGCCGGAACTGGACGGTCGTCAGCGCGCTGCTGCTGCTCGCGCCGACCGTGGCCGCGTGGCTGGTCATGGAGCCCGGGACCTCGTACGGCACCTTCCTGCTGGTGGCCGCGCTGACCGGGGTCGGCGGCGGCAACTTCGCCTCGTCGATGACGAACATCAACGCCTTCTTCCCGCTGCGCAAGAAGGGCTGGGCGCTCGGCCTCAACGCGGGCGGCGGCAACATCGGCGTCCCCGTGGTCCAGCTCGCCGCACTGCTGGTCATCGCCGTGGCCGGGGCCGGCCACCCGAGGCTGCTGCTCGGCGCCTACATCCCGCTCATCGTGATCGCGGCCGTGCTCGCCGCGCTGCGGATGGACAACCTGGCCCCCGTGCGCAACGACACGGGCGCCGTACTGGAGGCGGTCCGCGAACCCCACACCTGGATCATGGCGTTCCTCTACATCGGCACCTTCGGGTCCTTCATCGGCTACAGCTTCGCCTTCGGACTGGTCCTCCAGACGCAGTTCGGCCGCACCCCGCTCCAGGCGGCCTCGCTCACCTTCATCGGGCCGCTGCTCGGCTCGCTGATCCGGCCGGTCGGCGGGGCCCTCGCGGACCGGTTCGGCGGGGCGCGCATCACCCTCGGGACCTTCGTGGGGATGGCGGCGGCCACCGGAGTGGTGATCCTGGCCTCCGTACGGGAGTCCCTGCCGGTGTTCCTCGTCGGCTTCGTGGCGCTGTTCGTCCTCAGCGGGCTCGGCAACGGCTCCACCTACAAGATGATCCCCGGCATCTTCCAGGTGAAGGCACTGGTGCGCGGCATGAGCGGCGAGGACGCGGCCGCGTACGGGCGGCGGCTCTCCGGTGCCTCCATGGGACTCATCGGCGCGGTCGGAGCCCTCGGCGGGCTCGGCATCAACCTGGTCTTCCGGGCCGCGTTCCTCGGCTCCGGCTCGGGCACGGCGGCCTTCGTGACCTTCCTCGGCTTCTACGCGGTGTGCTGCGCCGTCACCTGGGCGGTATACCTTCGCCGGCCCGCCCGGGTCATGATCCCCGCGCCGGGCGCCGGGGCGGAGCCGCAGCTCACCTCGGTGTAA
- a CDS encoding UvrD-helicase domain-containing protein, whose product MAAQNAAVDSTADSVRDREIAVEQTHLDHVYRRLEEKIHEAEFLMNDAAKRGQVGTPGALAERDAQVFRAGIHLNRLNNEFEDFLFGRIDLVHGKDGERGPDGAFTSVEPADDAIRADLTADIAETLHIGRIGVLDSDYAPLVIDWRAPAAAPFYRSTPKEPGRVVRRRVIRSKGRKVLGVEDDLMRPEVTAFLDGSELPAIGDGALMAALGRARTHSMRDIVSSIQAEQDLVIRAPAASVAEVAGGPGTGKTAVALHRAAYLLYQDRRRYSGGILIVSPTPLLVAYTEGVLPSLGEEGQVAIRALGSLVDGAEATTYDDPAVARIKGSSRMLKVLRKAVRGALELGGPGGTPAPDRLRVVAFGRRQELEAPDLERIRQNVLSGTTPLNLLRPRARKLLLDALYSRSGGAGRHSDPELAAELRSAFDEDISTEDAFIEFLHAWWPELTPRGVLASMADERRLARWSRRDLNPRETRQLARSLRRVGPDGKGALSVHDVALLDELQQLIGAPARPKKKRELNPLDHLSGLEELMPTREETQWERAERLAAERTEYAHVIVDEAQDLTPMQWRMVGRRGRMGTWTVVGDPAQSSWTDPEEAAAARDEALGSRPRRRFTLTVNYRNPAEVAEVASRVLKLAAPGMEPPTAVRSTGLEPRFTAVADDLRTTVREETRRLLEQVDGTVGVVVAMDRRVEAAQWLADLGERAVALGSLEAKGLEYDATVVVSPAEIADESPAGLRVLYVALTRATQQLTVISTAQDAPDAQGVAALLQP is encoded by the coding sequence GTGGCCGCGCAGAATGCCGCTGTCGACAGCACGGCGGATTCCGTCCGTGATCGGGAGATCGCGGTCGAGCAGACGCATCTCGATCACGTGTACCGACGCCTTGAGGAGAAGATCCACGAGGCCGAGTTCCTGATGAACGACGCCGCCAAGCGTGGCCAGGTCGGCACGCCCGGCGCCCTCGCCGAGAGGGACGCACAGGTCTTCCGAGCCGGAATCCACCTCAACCGTCTCAACAACGAGTTCGAGGACTTCCTCTTCGGCCGGATCGACCTGGTCCACGGCAAGGACGGGGAGCGCGGGCCGGACGGCGCGTTCACCTCCGTCGAGCCCGCCGACGACGCGATCCGCGCCGATCTGACGGCGGACATCGCCGAGACGCTCCACATCGGCCGCATCGGAGTCCTCGACTCCGACTACGCGCCGCTCGTCATCGACTGGCGGGCCCCCGCGGCCGCGCCGTTCTACCGCTCCACCCCCAAGGAGCCCGGCCGCGTAGTACGCCGTCGCGTGATCCGCTCCAAGGGCCGCAAGGTGCTCGGCGTCGAGGACGACCTGATGCGCCCCGAGGTCACCGCCTTCCTTGACGGGAGCGAGCTGCCCGCGATCGGCGACGGCGCCCTGATGGCCGCCCTCGGGCGGGCCCGCACCCACTCGATGCGGGACATCGTCTCCTCCATCCAGGCCGAGCAGGACCTCGTCATCCGGGCGCCCGCCGCCTCGGTCGCCGAGGTCGCGGGCGGACCGGGGACGGGGAAGACCGCGGTCGCCCTGCACCGCGCCGCGTACCTGCTCTACCAGGACCGGCGGCGCTACTCGGGCGGCATCCTCATCGTCTCCCCGACCCCGCTGCTCGTCGCGTACACCGAGGGCGTCCTGCCCTCCCTCGGCGAAGAGGGCCAGGTCGCCATCCGCGCGCTCGGCTCGCTCGTCGACGGGGCCGAGGCGACCACGTACGACGATCCGGCCGTGGCCCGGATCAAGGGCTCGTCCCGGATGCTGAAGGTGCTGCGCAAGGCCGTACGGGGCGCCCTGGAGCTCGGCGGCCCCGGCGGGACGCCCGCCCCCGACCGGCTGCGCGTGGTGGCCTTCGGCCGCCGCCAGGAGCTGGAGGCCCCCGACCTTGAGCGGATCCGGCAGAACGTCCTGTCCGGCACCACCCCGCTCAACCTGCTGCGCCCGCGCGCCCGCAAACTCCTGCTGGACGCGCTGTACTCCAGGTCCGGCGGGGCCGGCCGGCACAGCGACCCGGAGCTCGCCGCCGAGCTGCGCTCCGCCTTCGACGAGGACATCTCGACCGAGGACGCGTTCATCGAGTTCCTGCACGCCTGGTGGCCCGAGCTGACCCCGCGCGGGGTGCTGGCCTCCATGGCCGACGAGCGGCGCCTGGCGCGCTGGTCGCGCCGCGACCTGAACCCGCGTGAGACCCGGCAGCTGGCGCGCTCCCTGCGCCGGGTGGGCCCGGACGGCAAGGGCGCGCTGTCGGTGCACGACGTGGCGCTGCTCGACGAGCTCCAGCAGCTGATCGGCGCGCCCGCGCGGCCCAAGAAGAAGCGGGAGCTGAACCCCCTCGACCACCTGAGCGGGCTGGAGGAGCTGATGCCGACCCGCGAGGAGACCCAGTGGGAGCGGGCCGAGCGGCTCGCGGCGGAGCGCACCGAGTACGCGCACGTCATCGTCGACGAGGCGCAGGACCTGACGCCGATGCAGTGGCGGATGGTGGGCCGGCGCGGCCGGATGGGCACCTGGACGGTGGTCGGGGACCCGGCGCAGTCCTCGTGGACGGATCCGGAGGAGGCCGCGGCGGCGCGCGACGAGGCGCTGGGATCGCGGCCGCGGCGCCGGTTCACCCTGACGGTGAACTACCGCAACCCGGCCGAGGTCGCGGAGGTCGCCTCCCGGGTGCTGAAGCTGGCCGCGCCGGGCATGGAGCCGCCGACGGCGGTGCGCTCCACGGGCCTCGAGCCGCGGTTCACGGCGGTGGCGGACGATCTGCGCACCACGGTCCGGGAGGAGACCCGGCGGCTGCTGGAGCAGGTCGACGGCACGGTCGGCGTGGTCGTGGCCATGGACCGGCGGGTGGAGGCCGCACAGTGGCTCGCGGACCTGGGGGAGCGGGCGGTCGCGCTGGGCAGCCTGGAGGCGAAGGGCCTGGAGTACGACGCCACGGTGGTCGTCTCCCCGGCGGAGATCGCGGACGAGTCCCCGGCGGGCCTGCGGGTGCTCTACGTGGCCCTGACCCGTGCGACGCAGCAGCTGACGGTGATCTCCACGGCGCAGGACGCCCCGGACGCGCAGGGCGTCGCAGCGCTGCTCCAGCCGTAG
- a CDS encoding LysR family transcriptional regulator, translated as MTPRDLDPRLLRAFLAVAEELHFTRAAARLYVAQQALSRDVRRLEQGLGSPLFVRTTRAVELTADGERLLPLARRVLAAHEELAAAFTGDRGSRPLLVDLNTDGPGTARTVLDRARELAPDCELMARFESGLTHAAAEIAAGRLDVSFGYADGLAPALRARLAQVPVRYEPLAVLLPDGHALAALEHVPLRALAGETVYAGAGNPRTLEWTGLARELFAGRGIEAAPPAPVAVGKDEFRRVMAKTGNPVLATVGFVDLPGCVKRPLTGPVPLSPLSMVWREGFTHPGLDALRAAAAELAAGHGWLEVPADSWLPAPASAAAATLTPGRGGG; from the coding sequence GTGACGCCCCGAGACCTCGACCCCCGGCTGCTGCGCGCCTTCCTCGCGGTGGCCGAGGAACTGCACTTCACCCGTGCCGCCGCCCGGCTGTACGTCGCCCAGCAGGCCCTGAGCCGGGACGTGCGCCGCCTCGAACAGGGCCTGGGATCGCCCCTGTTCGTCCGCACCACCCGCGCCGTCGAGCTGACCGCGGACGGGGAGCGGCTGCTGCCCCTGGCCCGCCGGGTGCTCGCCGCCCACGAGGAGCTGGCCGCCGCCTTCACCGGGGACCGCGGATCCCGCCCGCTGCTCGTCGACCTCAACACCGACGGCCCCGGCACCGCCCGCACCGTCCTGGACCGGGCCCGCGAACTCGCCCCCGACTGCGAGCTGATGGCCCGCTTCGAATCCGGGCTCACCCACGCCGCCGCCGAGATCGCCGCCGGCCGCCTCGACGTCTCCTTCGGGTACGCCGACGGCCTCGCCCCGGCGCTGCGGGCCCGCCTCGCGCAGGTGCCCGTACGGTACGAGCCGCTCGCGGTGCTGCTGCCCGACGGGCACGCGCTGGCCGCGCTGGAACACGTACCGCTCCGGGCGCTGGCGGGGGAGACCGTGTACGCCGGGGCCGGCAATCCGCGGACCCTGGAGTGGACCGGGCTGGCCCGCGAGCTGTTCGCCGGGCGGGGGATCGAGGCGGCGCCGCCCGCGCCGGTGGCGGTCGGCAAGGACGAGTTCCGCCGGGTCATGGCCAAGACCGGCAACCCGGTCCTGGCGACCGTGGGCTTCGTCGATCTGCCCGGCTGCGTGAAGCGGCCGCTGACCGGCCCGGTGCCGCTGTCGCCGCTGTCGATGGTGTGGCGCGAGGGCTTCACCCACCCCGGGCTGGACGCGCTGCGCGCCGCCGCGGCGGAGCTGGCCGCCGGGCACGGCTGGCTGGAGGTGCCCGCGGACAGCTGGCTGCCCGCACCCGCGAGCGCGGCGGCGGCCACGCTCACACCGGGCCGCGGCGGCGGGTGA